DNA from Leptospira yasudae:
TTTCAATCCGTTTCATTCGAAATCAACGGAATCGTTTAAGATCGATCTTTAAGGAAGAATCAAACCGGAGAGAAGTTTTTCGAATTCTTCTTTTTCGAGATCGAAACGATTTTCCAAAGTATAAGTCGTGAACTGAATCGAGCCTCTGCTGCTGCTCGTCACAAAACTATAGAAGATGAATTTCATTCCGCTGAACAAGGCGGCATACTTGATCAGTTTCCCGGCTTTTCCGTTGATTTTGCAATCCGTTGTTTCGATGAGATGCGCGTTTGGATCGATTGCTTTTGCGTTTACGACTAAAAGCTCCGGAAAGGATTCCATAGGAATTTCCAGTCCTTCGAAAATCACCATAGCATAACCGCTTCTCTTTTTGTTTTCGAATTCAAATTCGGAAACTTTATTGGATTTCTGTGCGGATTGGTTCCATTTTTTCGGATTGTACCAAATCGTGAATTCTCCGGATTCGCTTTTGAGTTCGGCGTTATGTTCTTCCGATTTTGTTAGGTTGAGTCCCTTTGTCTTTTCGTTGGATTTATT
Protein-coding regions in this window:
- a CDS encoding DUF3157 family protein, producing MKQIIFLLFIILATEGFATEEATTKSGKKVILNSDFTWKYANEASEKNKSNEKTKGLNLTKSEEHNAELKSESGEFTIWYNPKKWNQSAQKSNKVSEFEFENKKRSGYAMVIFEGLEIPMESFPELLVVNAKAIDPNAHLIETTDCKINGKAGKLIKYAALFSGMKFIFYSFVTSSSRGSIQFTTYTLENRFDLEKEEFEKLLSGLILP